From Natrinema salaciae, the proteins below share one genomic window:
- a CDS encoding winged helix-turn-helix domain-containing protein, protein MTEFGADVQLRDIAVRDTDVSDAVDEPVRATILDMLTDDALTVTTIHDRLAARGYERTENTVRHHVNELRDAGLVEVARLEERRGGTAKFYRANTIVLSYSVPESAENRLDEMAASIAPGVGELVEDVREEYDDELAEIVDEMAPCTHCRTQKYETYLLLTVLRRAFVDTL, encoded by the coding sequence ATGACCGAGTTTGGTGCCGACGTGCAGTTGCGCGATATCGCCGTCCGGGACACCGACGTCTCCGACGCAGTCGACGAGCCGGTTCGGGCGACGATCCTCGACATGCTGACCGACGACGCCCTGACCGTCACGACGATCCACGACCGGCTCGCCGCCCGCGGCTACGAGCGGACCGAAAACACCGTACGCCACCACGTGAACGAACTGCGCGACGCCGGGCTCGTCGAGGTGGCCCGGCTCGAGGAGCGCCGCGGCGGGACCGCGAAGTTTTACCGCGCGAATACCATCGTCCTCTCCTATTCGGTTCCCGAAAGCGCCGAAAACCGTCTCGACGAGATGGCCGCATCCATCGCGCCGGGCGTCGGCGAACTCGTCGAAGACGTGCGTGAGGAGTACGACGACGAGCTGGCCGAAATCGTCGACGAAATGGCCCCGTGTACGCACTGTCGCACGCAGAAGTACGAAACGTACCTCCTGTTGACCGTGTTACGCCGGGCGTTCGTCGACACGCTGTGA
- a CDS encoding heavy-metal-associated domain-containing protein, which yields MTTTTQLRVMDFDCPTCASTVERALEKRTGVRDVTVHYTTGRVEIEYDPELATPDDFQTAIENQGYSPRPA from the coding sequence ATGACCACGACCACTCAACTCCGCGTGATGGACTTCGACTGCCCGACCTGTGCGAGCACGGTCGAACGAGCGCTCGAGAAGCGAACCGGCGTCAGGGACGTCACCGTCCACTACACGACGGGTCGCGTCGAGATCGAATACGACCCCGAGCTCGCCACCCCGGACGACTTCCAGACCGCAATCGAGAATCAGGGCTACTCACCCCGGCCCGCGTAA
- a CDS encoding ABC transporter permease subunit, whose amino-acid sequence MTWIAIAKKDFRDAVQSRALWALVAVFVSLSVLSSYAYVEVPELFGEPGGATFGGLILFMVGLIGLFVPIAAIVVCYKSLAGERELGSIKLLLSLPTTRSNVFAGKLVGRGAVLAFGLAVGLVIGLGFGSVLLGEFEPLSALLVILATMAFAAVYSGIIVGLSATTGSTSRATTLSLGFFVIFELFWDVVPMGVLYVVEGFRLPTETPDWIFLVTQLSPSTAYFSSIVALLPDLANASGSSAQTGVRAAGVEADPFYVTPTVGIIVLVLWLVVPFVVGYHRFNSADL is encoded by the coding sequence ATGACCTGGATTGCAATCGCGAAGAAAGACTTCCGCGACGCCGTACAATCGCGGGCGTTGTGGGCGCTCGTGGCGGTATTCGTTTCGCTTTCGGTACTCTCGTCGTACGCATACGTCGAGGTTCCCGAGCTGTTCGGCGAACCGGGAGGGGCGACGTTCGGCGGATTGATCCTCTTCATGGTTGGCCTCATCGGACTCTTCGTCCCGATCGCGGCCATCGTGGTCTGTTACAAGTCGCTCGCCGGCGAGCGCGAACTTGGAAGTATCAAGTTGCTGCTCTCGTTGCCGACGACTCGCTCGAACGTCTTCGCTGGAAAACTCGTCGGGCGGGGGGCGGTGCTCGCGTTCGGTCTCGCCGTCGGGCTCGTCATCGGCCTCGGATTCGGCTCCGTGCTGCTCGGCGAGTTCGAGCCGCTGTCGGCGCTGCTAGTGATCCTCGCTACGATGGCCTTCGCGGCCGTTTATTCGGGAATTATCGTCGGATTGTCTGCAACGACGGGGTCCACCTCACGGGCGACGACGTTGTCGCTCGGCTTCTTCGTCATCTTCGAACTGTTCTGGGACGTCGTTCCGATGGGCGTTCTCTACGTCGTCGAAGGGTTTCGACTCCCGACCGAGACGCCCGACTGGATCTTTCTCGTCACCCAGCTCTCGCCCTCGACAGCGTACTTCAGTTCGATCGTTGCGCTGCTGCCCGATCTCGCGAACGCCAGTGGCAGCTCCGCCCAGACCGGCGTTCGAGCGGCGGGGGTCGAAGCGGACCCGTTCTACGTGACCCCTACGGTCGGGATCATCGTTCTCGTGCTGTGGCTCGTGGTTCCGTTCGTCGTCGGCTATCACCGATTCAATTCTGCCGATCTGTGA